The Mucilaginibacter sp. PAMB04168 genome contains the following window.
TTTAAAGAACTGGAATGATAAAAAACAGAAATACCTGATAAAATTTAAAGACCAGTTACAAGCGGGCATTAATTACTATAAGCAACTAATGCCGCAAATAAGTAACCAAAGCCAGGAATACTTAACCAAGATGTACAAAGAGCTGATTGTATCTGAAACTCATTTAAAGGCCCTTTCATCGGCCCTGTTAACAGTGTGATAATTATCTAAAGTCAATAAAAAAAGCGGTTCAATTACTGAACCGCTTTTTGCCTTTACAGGCTTTTCAAACTAAAGCAACATCACACAACTTAAATTATCCGGCCATACTAAAAAGCTGGGTGGCCGGCTTATCGGCCCACAAACGGGCATCCAAGGCCATACATATATTTCTTAAAAAGCGCTTGCCTAATGGCGTAACCGTTAAACACCAGGAATTAAGTTCAACCAAACCATCATCAGCCAGTTGCTGCATGCGTTCCATGCCATCAATTAATGCAATGCAGGGCTCAATATGAAAATTCCAGCAGGTTTTGCCTTTGCACATAATGTCTAAGATATGCTTGCGGATTACCAAATCCTCATCGGTTAGCAAATGGCCTTTTACTACCGGCAATGTTCCGCTGTTTACAAGTTCAATGTAATCCTCAACCTTTTTAACGTTTTGCGCAAAAGCATACCAGGTGTCACTTATGGATGATACACCCAACCCCACCATTAATTGCGTATACTGGTGTGTATAACCCATAAAATTGCGGTGCAGCGTCCCATCTTGTGAAGCCTTAAACAAACTATCGCCGGGTAAGGCAAAGTGATCCATACCCACCTCTTTGTAGCCCAGCATATTAAACATGCGCCTGCCCAATTCGTGCAGCTTTTTTTTGGTAGGCACATCGGGCAAATCTTTTTCGGTAAACTTGCGCTGGCCGGGCTTAATCCATGGCACATGGGCGTAACTGTAAAATGCTATCCTTTCGGGCATCAGTTCCGATACCAGCATAATAGTATCGGCAATGCTTTCCATGGTTTGCAACGGCAAACCATAAATCAAGTCGTAGTTTATGGAAGTGTAGCCAATTTTACGCGCTTGTTGAGTTACAGCTTTTACCTGCTCAAAGTTTTGCAAACGATTAATAATCAATTGAACCTTTGGGTCAAAGTCTTGTATACCCAAACTCA
Protein-coding sequences here:
- the hemN gene encoding oxygen-independent coproporphyrinogen III oxidase, with amino-acid sequence MEATEKLIKKYHTAAPRYTSYPTVPYWNADAFNSAQWKQSVALSFKESNKTDGISLYVHLPYCENLCTYCGCNTRITKNHTVEQPYIQAVLKEWAMYQQLFDSKPVIREIHLGGGTPTFFSAHNLQMLINGLLANATVHPQAEFSFEAHPANTTQTHLQTLYNLGFRRLSLGIQDFDPKVQLIINRLQNFEQVKAVTQQARKIGYTSINYDLIYGLPLQTMESIADTIMLVSELMPERIAFYSYAHVPWIKPGQRKFTEKDLPDVPTKKKLHELGRRMFNMLGYKEVGMDHFALPGDSLFKASQDGTLHRNFMGYTHQYTQLMVGLGVSSISDTWYAFAQNVKKVEDYIELVNSGTLPVVKGHLLTDEDLVIRKHILDIMCKGKTCWNFHIEPCIALIDGMERMQQLADDGLVELNSWCLTVTPLGKRFLRNICMALDARLWADKPATQLFSMAG